From Triticum urartu cultivar G1812 chromosome 2, Tu2.1, whole genome shotgun sequence, a single genomic window includes:
- the LOC125536868 gene encoding elongation factor Tu, mitochondrial-like, with protein sequence MDMDVSVSIFEIALIDPSSQICLAVSSAQRIIFLLRYMCRWCANLVVKTYKKSEVEIYVLVKDEGGRHTAFFSNYNPQFYFRTADIRGKIELPLDVKMVMPGDNVTAIVELMLHVPLEPGLRFALREGGGTVGAGVIAEIMS encoded by the exons ATGGATATGGATGTTTCTGTGTCGATTTTTG AAATCGCACTAATCGACCCCAGCTCACAGATTTGCCTTGCTGTTTCATCTGCTCAGAGGATCATCTTTCTGTTGAG GTATATGTGCAG GTGGTGTGCAAACCTGGTAGTAAAGACGTACAAAAAGTCTGAGGTGGAAATTTACGTCCTTGTGAAGGATGAAGGTGGTCGCCACACTGCCTTCTTCTCAAACTACAACCCACAGTTCTACTTCCGGACAGCTGACATCCGTGGGAAAATCGAGTTGCCTCTGGACGTGAAGATGGTTATGCCTGGTGACAACGTAACTGCAATCGTCGAGTTGATGTTGCATGTTCCACTCGAACCAG GGCTAAGATTTGCGCTCAGGGAAGGAGGGGGGACCGTTGGCGCCGGAGTCATTGCTGAAATCATGAGCTAA